CGTGGCGAGGGCCTCGCCCAGCTTGCGCCCGTCCGCGTCGCCCGTCGGGATCGGCGACGTGTCGAGGCGGTCGAAGAACGCCTTGAGGTTCGCGCCGACCTCGCCCTCCTTCGTACCCAGCGGGCAGTCCGTCTGCCGTACACAGTCCTTCGCGAACGCGTCGAAGGCCGTCTCGAAGCCCGCCGTCTGGTCGAGGCTCAGTCGGCTCGCGGACAGGGAGGGGTCCATCGCGCCGTCCAGAACCAGCCGGCCCACACGGTCCGGGAAGAGCCCCGCGTACGTCGCCCCGAGGAACGTCCCGTACGACGCCCCGACGTACGTCAGCCGCTCGTCGCCCAGCAGCGCCCGCAGGATGTCCATATCCCTGGCCGCCTCCACCGTGGACACGTGCCGCAGCAGATCGGGCGAGCTGCTGCCGCAGCCCTCGGCGAACTCCTTGTACGCGCCGACCAGTTGGTCCGTCTCCCGCTCGCTGTCGGGAGTCGTGTCCGTCTGCGTGTACGCGTCCATCTCGCGGCCGTCCAGGCACTCGACCGGCTCACTGCGGGCCACCCCGCGCGGGTCGACCGCGACGATGTCGTAGCGCGCGCGGACCTGCGCCGGGTAGCCGACACCCGCGTACGCCTGCACGTAGCCGACCGCCGATCCGCCCGGTCCGCCCGGGTTCACCAGCAGTGAGCCGAGAGGCTTGCCCGCGCCCGTGGCCTTTTTGCGGGACACGGCGAGTCTGACGTCGCCCTTGGTCGGAGCCGCGTAGTCGAGGGGCGCCTTCATCGTGGCGCACTGGAAACCGGGCACACCGCACGACCGCCAGCTCAGCTTCTGCCCGTAGTACCGAGCGAGGCCGGCCGGCGTGGCCGACGTACTCGGCACACTCGCGGCACTAGCGGCGCTGGTCGAACTCCCCGTGGAACAGGCGGAGACGAGCAGTGCGGCCACAGCGAGCAAGGACCAGGCCGGACGCGGTGTACGCCTCATATGCATTCAGCGAGCGTAACCCTGAGAAACCATACAGATACTCTCCGTCCGCTATATGACCCGTACGAGTTACCGGGTACGAGTTGCCCGTCCCCCCAGTTCACCCGAGTCGCCCGGTCACGAGCGGCCAGCGGCGAGGTGCGTCACACAGTGGACAGCCAACCGTCAGCCTGCTCTCAGCGCCAGCGTCATCGCCTCCACCGCCAGCAGCGGTGCCACGTTGCGGTCCAAGGCTTCGCGGCACGCGGCGATCGCGTCGATGCGGCGGAGCGTCGACTCGGGTGAGCCGGCGCGGGCCAGGCGCTCCAGGGTGTCCTCGGCCTCCGCGTTGGCGATCGCCAGGCGGGAGCCGAGCTGGAGAGCGAGAACGTCGCGGTAGAAGCCGGTGAGGTCGATCAGGGCCAGGTCGAGGGTGTCTCGCTGCGTACGCGTTCTCCGGCGCTTCTGACGGTCCTCCAGCTCCTTCATCACGCCCGCCGTACCGCGCGGCATCCGGCCGCCCTGGGCTGCTCCGAGCGCGGCCTTGAGCTCCTCCGTCTCCTTCACGTCGACCTCCTCCGCGAGCTGCTTGGCGTCCTCCGACGCCGCGTCGATCAGCTCCTGGGCCGCCTTCAGACAGCCACCGACGTCCTCCACGCGCAACGGCAGCTTGAGGACGGCGGCCCGGCGCTCCCGGGCCCGTGCGTCCGTGGCCAGCCGCCGGGCACGGCCGATGTGGCCCTGCGTCGCCCGGGCAGCGGTGTGCGCGACGTGCGGCTCGATACCGTCCCGGCGGATGAGGATGTCGGCCACTGCTTCCACCGGCGGGGTGCGCAGGGTGAGGAGACGGCAGCGGGAGCGGATCGTGGGCAGCACGTCCTCGATGGACGGGGCGCACAGCAGCCACACCGTGCGCGGCGCGGGTTCCTCGATGGCCTTGAGCAGGACGTTGCCCGCGCCCTCCGTGAGGCGGTCCGCGTCCTCCAGGACGATGACCTGCCAGCGTCCGACGGCCGGCGAAAGCTGGGCTCGCCGGACCAGCGCGCGGGTCTCCTTGACGCCGATGGAGAGGAGATCGGTGCGGACGATGTCCACGTCGGCGTGTGTGCCCGTCAGGCTCGTGTGACAGCCGTCGCAGAACCCGCAGCCGGGGACTCCGCCGAGGGCGCGGTCGGGGCTCACGCACTGGAGCGCGGCGGCGAAGGCACGGGCCGCCGTGGACCGGCCGGAGCCGGGCGGCCCGGTGAAGAGCCAGGCGTGCGTCATCTTCGACGCCTCGGGCAGGGGCTCGCCCGTGGCGACGGCGGTGACCAGGGCGTCGGCATCCCGCGCGGCGGCCTCCAGCTGCGCGCTCACCTTCTCCTGACCCACCACGTCGTCCCACACCGGCATGGGAACACCGCCCTTTCGTCACGCCGCTTCGTCACGGCGTTTCATCACGCCACCGCGTCAGGCCGATTCGTCACGGCTTGCCCGCGGAACCCATTGTGCGGGTCCCCACTGACAACGGGCTCCGCAGACGGACTGGCTCTACGCACCGACGGGCCAACTGGCAACGAGCGCCCGCCTCAGCGGCGCCGCCCGCCCCGACCCCGCCCCTCGTCCCGGTCGTCGTCCGCGTGCGGCCCGAGCAGTTCGTCGGCCAGCGTCGGCAGGTCGTCCAGCGGGGTCTCCTCCGCCCAGTCGGAACGCGGACGCCGACGCGGGGTGCCATCGGAGTCGACCTGGGGCAGCTCCCGCGTCCGGTCCTCACCGGCCCCGGACTGCCCGTCCGCACGCTCGTCCCGGAAGAACCCCGGGGGCACGCGATCCGCGGGCGCACCGTCCCGCCGACCCGCACCGTCGTCCCGTACGGCAGGCAGCACAGCGGTCTCATCGGCCGCACCCGGCACCACAGGCGGCAGCACAGCGGTCTCATCGGCCGCACCCGGCACCACAGGCGGCAGCACAGCCGTCTCATCCGCCGCACCCGGTGGAGCGGACGGAACCGGCGGCAGCACCGCGGTCTCGTCGGCCGCCCCCGGAGGCACCGTCGGCTTCTGCAGCTTGGCCGTCAACTCGGAATCGGAATCGGATCCACCGTACCGACCGCCACCCCCAACCCCAGCCGCACGTGAACCCTCATCCGCACCGGAACCGGAACCGGCACCCGCAGAAGCCACCGCCGCCGCCGAGGCCGCGGCAGCAGCCGCCGCCGAAGCCGCAGCAGTCGCCTCCGCGACCCGCCGCCGCTCCGCCTCAGCCCGTACGAGCGCTTCCTCGGCCTTCCGCTGCTTCTCCAGCCGGCGTTCCTCCGCCTCCGCGTGGATCCGCGCCTCCTCCTCGACCTGCTTGCGCCGACGGTCCTCATCGGCCTTGCGGCGGGCCTCGGCCTCGGCGCGGGCTTTCTCCTCGGCGAGCAGCCGTACCCGCTCCTCCTCGGCGCGGCGGCGGGCGTCCTCGGCCCGCTGCCGGGCCTCCTCCGCCTGGCGTTCGGCCTCGCGGCGCTGCGCCTCCTCAAGCTCGCGGCGCTTGCGCTCCTCCTCCTCGGCGCGCAGCCGGGCCAGCATCTCCTGACGCTCGCGCTCGACGCGCTCCTCCTCGGCCTTGCGCGCGGCCTCTTCCTCCGCCCTGCGCCTGGCCTCCTCCTCGGCCGCCCTGCGGGCCTCCTCCTGGGCCTTCACCTCGGCCTCGGAGAGCGGCAGCAGCAGGTCGAGCCGGTGGCGGACGACCGCGGTGACGGCCTCGGGTTCCTGGCCCGCGTCCACGACCAGATAGCGGCCCGGGTCAGCGGCGGCCAGCGTGAGAAAACCGGACCGCACGCGCTCGTGGAACTCGGCCGGCTCCGACTCCAGCCGGTCCGGCGCCTCCGTGAACCGCTCGCGGGCGGCCTCCGGGGAGACATCCAGCAGGACGGTCAGATGTGGTACCAGGCCGTCGGTCGCCCAGCGCGAGATACGCGCGATCTCGGTCGGGGAAAGGTCCCGGCCGGCCCCCTGATAGGCCACCGACGAGTCGATGTACCGGTCGGAGACGACCACCGCGCCCCGCTCCAGGGCAGGCCGTACGACCGTGTCGACGTGCTCCGCGCGGTCCGCCGCGTACAGCAGCGCCTCCGCGCGGTGCGACAGACCGGCGCTCGACACATCCAGGAGGATCGACCGCAGCCGCTTGCCCACCGGGGTCGCACCCGGCTCGCGCGTGACCACGACCTCGTGGCCCTTGGCCCTTATCCACTCGGCGAGCGCTGTCGCCTGCGTGGACTTGCCGGCCCCGTCGCCGCCTTCCAGGGCGATGAAGAAGCCGGTCGCCGCCGGCGCCTGCGCGGGGTCGTCGCCGCCGCGCATCGCGTCCCGCAGGTCGTGCCGCAGCGGTACGCCGGACCGGTCGTCGACCTTGGCGAGGACCAGCGCGGCCACCGGCAGCAGCAGTGCTCCCACCAGCATCAGCGTGAACGCCGCGCCACCGTGCGCGAAGACGAACTTGCCGCTCTCCAAGCGGTGCGGGCCGACGAGGGCCGCCACCAGGGGGGCGATCAGCGCGGCCAGCGCCACGCACACCCGTACGACCGCGTGCAGATGCTCGGTCAGCCGTGTCCGGCGCTGGTCCTCGGTCTCCTGGTCGAGCAGCGTGTGCCCGGTGTTGGCGGCGACGCCCGCACCGATGCCCGCGAGCCCGACGATCAGCAGCACCGACGTCACGTCCGCGACCAGCCCGGCGGCGAGCAGCGCGACCCCGGTGAAGGCGATGGCCAGCGCGAGCAGCCGACGCCGCGACAGCGCCACCAGCACCTTCGGTGCCGTACGGATACCGATGACGGTGCCGCCGGTGAGAACGAGGACCAGCAGCCCGTACATCACCGGGCCGCCGCCCAGGTCCTTCGCGTGCAGGACGGCCACGGAGACGGCCGCCGCGACCGCGCCGGAGACGGCCGCGCAGGCCAGGACGAGCAGCGGGATCGCGCCCGTACGGCCCGTCTCGGTGGCCGTGCCGGACTTGGGGCGGCGCAGGCCTTCGAGCGGTGACCGCGCGCGCGGGGTGCGTACGTCGGGCAGTTCGAGGTAGGTCAGCACGGACAGCGAGGCGGCGAACAGCCCGGCCGCGACGTACGACCCGAAGGCCGCCTGGTGCCGGCCGAACCACTCGATGCCGGTGCCCAGCAGGTTGTTGACGAGCCCGGCGACGAGAAGCGCGGCGCCCGCGAGCGGCAGCGCGACGAAGGTCGTACGCAGGGACAGGCGCCGCAGCGCGTCCATGTGGTCCGGCAGCGGGCGGACCGTCGCCCCCTCCGGGGGAGGCGCCGGCAGCAGGGCGGGCGCCGCGCCTTCCCGGCACACCGTCCAGAAACGCTCGGCGACTCCGATCACGAAGGTGGTGACCAGGAGGACGGCGAGGGAGTTCTCCGGCGTCCAGTCGATCCACAGGGGCGCGATGATCATGAGTATGGTGCGCAGGCCGTCGGCGCCGACCATGGTCCAGCGGCGGTCGAGCGGGCCCTCCTGCGAGGTGAGCGAGGTGAGCGGGCCGAGCAGGACGGCACCGAAGAGCAGAGTGGCCAGAACACGTGCCCCGAAGACAGCCGTCACGGCGAGCGCCACGCCCCGGTAGCCGCCGCCGAACGAGCCCTCGGCGATGGCCGACTGGAGGACGAGCACCACCAGGACCAGCAGCGCGAGGGCGTCACCGACACCGCCCACCAACTGCGCGCTCCACAGCCTCTTCAGCTGGGGCCGGCGCAGCAGGGCGCGGACGGCGCGTTCGCGGGAGTCCGCGACCAACGCGTCGTCGGGGGCCTGGGGGATGGCCGTTGGCTGCTCTGCTGGCGTCATGCTTTCAGCCTATCGGCAGCCACCGACAGCCC
This genomic interval from Streptomyces sp. B21-083 contains the following:
- a CDS encoding alpha/beta hydrolase, with the translated sequence MHMRRTPRPAWSLLAVAALLVSACSTGSSTSAASAASVPSTSATPAGLARYYGQKLSWRSCGVPGFQCATMKAPLDYAAPTKGDVRLAVSRKKATGAGKPLGSLLVNPGGPGGSAVGYVQAYAGVGYPAQVRARYDIVAVDPRGVARSEPVECLDGREMDAYTQTDTTPDSERETDQLVGAYKEFAEGCGSSSPDLLRHVSTVEAARDMDILRALLGDERLTYVGASYGTFLGATYAGLFPDRVGRLVLDGAMDPSLSASRLSLDQTAGFETAFDAFAKDCVRQTDCPLGTKEGEVGANLKAFFDRLDTSPIPTGDADGRKLGEALATTGVIAAMYDESAWPQLRESLTAAMRDKDGAGLLLLSDSYYERDADGRYSNLMFANAAVNCLDLPAAYTTPDQVRAALPSFERASPVFGEVMAWASLSCAYWPVRPTGEPHRIEAKGAAPIVVVGTTRDPATPYRWARSLSRQLSSARLLTYEGDGHTAYGRGSDCIDDAINTYLLRGTPPREGKRCV
- the tmk gene encoding dTMP kinase; its protein translation is MTPAEQPTAIPQAPDDALVADSRERAVRALLRRPQLKRLWSAQLVGGVGDALALLVLVVLVLQSAIAEGSFGGGYRGVALAVTAVFGARVLATLLFGAVLLGPLTSLTSQEGPLDRRWTMVGADGLRTILMIIAPLWIDWTPENSLAVLLVTTFVIGVAERFWTVCREGAAPALLPAPPPEGATVRPLPDHMDALRRLSLRTTFVALPLAGAALLVAGLVNNLLGTGIEWFGRHQAAFGSYVAAGLFAASLSVLTYLELPDVRTPRARSPLEGLRRPKSGTATETGRTGAIPLLVLACAAVSGAVAAAVSVAVLHAKDLGGGPVMYGLLVLVLTGGTVIGIRTAPKVLVALSRRRLLALAIAFTGVALLAAGLVADVTSVLLIVGLAGIGAGVAANTGHTLLDQETEDQRRTRLTEHLHAVVRVCVALAALIAPLVAALVGPHRLESGKFVFAHGGAAFTLMLVGALLLPVAALVLAKVDDRSGVPLRHDLRDAMRGGDDPAQAPAATGFFIALEGGDGAGKSTQATALAEWIRAKGHEVVVTREPGATPVGKRLRSILLDVSSAGLSHRAEALLYAADRAEHVDTVVRPALERGAVVVSDRYIDSSVAYQGAGRDLSPTEIARISRWATDGLVPHLTVLLDVSPEAARERFTEAPDRLESEPAEFHERVRSGFLTLAAADPGRYLVVDAGQEPEAVTAVVRHRLDLLLPLSEAEVKAQEEARRAAEEEARRRAEEEAARKAEEERVERERQEMLARLRAEEEERKRRELEEAQRREAERQAEEARQRAEDARRRAEEERVRLLAEEKARAEAEARRKADEDRRRKQVEEEARIHAEAEERRLEKQRKAEEALVRAEAERRRVAEATAAASAAAAAAASAAAVASAGAGSGSGADEGSRAAGVGGGGRYGGSDSDSELTAKLQKPTVPPGAADETAVLPPVPSAPPGAADETAVLPPVVPGAADETAVLPPVVPGAADETAVLPAVRDDGAGRRDGAPADRVPPGFFRDERADGQSGAGEDRTRELPQVDSDGTPRRRPRSDWAEETPLDDLPTLADELLGPHADDDRDEGRGRGGRRR
- a CDS encoding DNA polymerase III subunit delta'; protein product: MPVWDDVVGQEKVSAQLEAAARDADALVTAVATGEPLPEASKMTHAWLFTGPPGSGRSTAARAFAAALQCVSPDRALGGVPGCGFCDGCHTSLTGTHADVDIVRTDLLSIGVKETRALVRRAQLSPAVGRWQVIVLEDADRLTEGAGNVLLKAIEEPAPRTVWLLCAPSIEDVLPTIRSRCRLLTLRTPPVEAVADILIRRDGIEPHVAHTAARATQGHIGRARRLATDARARERRAAVLKLPLRVEDVGGCLKAAQELIDAASEDAKQLAEEVDVKETEELKAALGAAQGGRMPRGTAGVMKELEDRQKRRRTRTQRDTLDLALIDLTGFYRDVLALQLGSRLAIANAEAEDTLERLARAGSPESTLRRIDAIAACREALDRNVAPLLAVEAMTLALRAG